From a region of the Ovis aries strain OAR_USU_Benz2616 breed Rambouillet chromosome 10, ARS-UI_Ramb_v3.0, whole genome shotgun sequence genome:
- the BRCA2 gene encoding breast cancer type 2 susceptibility protein isoform X7: MPIGCKERPTFFDIFKTRCNKADLGPISLNWFEELSSEAPPCNSELSEELEYKISSYETNPFKTPQRKPYHQLASTPVIFKEQSLTLPLYQSPLKELHKFRSDSGKDIANSKHKSCCRVKAKINQANDVISPPPNSSLSESPVVLRCTYVTPQREKSVVCGSLFHTPKLIKGQTPKRISESLGAEVDPDMSWSSSLATPPTLSSTVLIVQDEEASAAVFPSDTTTILKTYFSNHDESLKNSKFIPSGPDSDNKNQTEAESHGLEKILEDSFGKVSSCKDHFEKSLPNVLEDEVHETVAGISEEDSLPVCVSKYKTKKLQKTKTGKTRKNIFHETKTDDCEGAKKEMTESKHSFVCETEPNDSDPLDSNVINQKPAGNGTDIISREVVPSSVSEWSQLTLSSLNGTQVEKTSLLHISCDQTNSEEDFIGTEKDCTNFITLENSLPHISSISKIVKILNKETVINKTDEGRCLESHEDPTTMGQQTLTDSSPLQGIKKSTFRIRESPEKILREDFSNNVTDTNLKEEPEDSKSESEIQTIYSQKEDFVCSSSGDNESWPATTKHTSEALKSTGLISTLKKKTKKFIYVINDKTTYQELKIQKDQESELTNSSAQFEAKPLEAPHTFTNVDSGSLHSSVQKNCSQNDSEEPSLSLTSSFGTVLRKCFNNESSSSNNQKISQDLYCKETNINKEKWQSFITTETDYVSCLQDKHCEDNPKSQGVSDIKEKVLPVVCRPELPHSEECSDTVFQFQESFLHDHENTTILTPSSKDLLSNPVVISRGKQSYKMSEKIKSKNCEAGFELTKYISMEKNQETCVLNENSKKPEMLSPEKYITGASPSVKVQCYQNMNLTVIHKDQEETTLISKRTVNPNSEELFPDNENNYIFQTTSERNIPILGNIKEIHEADLSCLKEPVLKNSVIVTSTDMDGGQAAKVSITKDSVSSNIVHDLIEKNRNSIKQQPKMTLGQDSKPDVSLDTDTRSNRNNFCGDKWAGLSDLTSSHSFGNGFRTASNKEIKLSEHNIKKSKTLFKDIEEHYPASLAWVESVKSLENQKKEGQPHDHDSQSIDTVCGYVQNGAVVSDGENSHTTPPVLSLKQDFNSNHNLTPSQKAEITELSTILEESGSQFEFTQFRKPSHRLQSNPFEMPETQMPVSNTTSEEQKDVDLHLTASVPSLSHVDNSKKCGLVGHEQKLICLSTTKCNKSVSGSLTDKSEEEFKGFYSARGTKLNFSNEALQKAMKLFSDIEKVSEETPAEVDPGSFSSDQCNDSDVSMFKVENYSNDKNLSEENNKCQLILQSNFEMTTSIFVKENTEDFKRNTENKDNKCTDFVCNLGESDGCASSKNDTVYVHKDESGLPYTDQYNIHLKLSHHFMKEENIPIKEGLSDLTCLEVMKAEETFNKSDKKEPIANKMRQNIKDFGVFDLSFWTASRKNIRVSKESLNKVVNFFDEKCTEKEFNHFSDSSNSELLSGIHINKKDISSHEETSMFKNKMLKESSPAGIENQILTLQQREKCELKKIREPTMLGFHTASGKKVKIAKESLDKVKNLFDETKQDNSEVTGFIHQEAKMLKNKEVCKEGLDLACEIVKVTAPQHEEMQNSLEEKKLVSEETAMPPRFLSDHLHRQTENLHTSHSISLKVKVHENMEEETAKSPLSCYTNHSTFSAIDNSALAFYTGHGRKISVSQASLLEAQKWLREGELNDQPEKTNSSEIICLKEYTGDYVQNPSCGNSSNSIITENDKSLSQKQDSTSLNNNMPNSYSYHSDFCHSSEGFNKSEYLSKNKIDNSGIEPVVKNVKDRKNTSFSEVIPTIRETNINPQALDKDSCVLKLMTKFSPCKNKKTAVEVALSNSNNFETEPPAYSTASDQIAFVSGETTVRERFTDNCRNIYIKQNTETKSGTDQTKTVTESHKALGDSEDVIFPNSPDNEEHNMHSQDVSHDIQGEPILQHDQSTSGLEKVSEIPLRHVDLKTSDRCKFNMGNHPRSVSSMNACGIFNTASGKSVQVSDSALRKARQVFSKSEDSAKQLFSTVSFESNEHSDIFRRKDNIMAHNPPNLLSSAFSGFSTASGKHVPVSESALRKVKGMFEEFNLIETEYSLQHSPTSTQDISKILPVSCTDKRTPEHSLSSKMEKAYNKEFKLSNNYNTESGSSENNHSIKVSSYLSEFKQDQQQSVLGTRVSHIDNIHLTGKKQTLPKNIKKEIGKTETFPDLVKTNTEICSTDSKDPENYFETEAVEIAKAFMEDGELTDSEFPSHAKHSPLTCHKNEETVLSNSRIEKRKGDALITVGEPPIKRNLLNEFDRIIENQGKSLKASKSTPDGTMKDRRLFMHHFSLEPVTCGPSCVTTERQEIQNPNFTAPGQEFLSKSQFYEYLTLGKSSSNLSISGQPLCKVPDPRNEKRRHSITVGKPMKVFVPPFKTKSHIHRDEQFVGKNTNLENKQKQKNVDEHGSGDSENNVNNCETHQTTTIHFTKGEEEPLGSITNLQNARDIQDMRIRKKQRQRIFPQPGSLYLAKTSTMPRISLREAVEGRIPSVCSHKRLYMYGVSKHCVKINSKNAEAFQFHTQDYFGKEGLWTGKGIQLADGGWLIPSNDGKAGKEEFYRALCDTPGVDPRLISRVWVYNHYRWIIWKLAAMEFAFPKEFANRCLNPERVLLQLKYRYDVEIDRSKRSAIKKIMERDDTAAKTLVLCVSEIISLSTDISEPSSNKTSSVDATKVAIIQLTDGWYAIKAQVDPPLSALLKNGRLTVGQKIVIHGAELVGSPDACTPLEAPESLMLKISANSTRPACWYAKLGFSPDPRPLPLPLSSLFSDGGNVGCVDIIIQRAYPIQWMEKTSTGLYIFRNEREEEKEATKYAEVQQKKLEALFTKIQAEFEDHEENVTEQCIPSRALTRQQVRALQDGAELYEAVKNAPDPSYFENLLTRRK, from the exons GAAAGGATATTGCCAACAGTAAACACAAAAGTTGCTGCAGGGTGAAGGCTAAAATCAATCAAGCAAATGATGTTATCAGCCCACCTCCAAATTCCTCTCTTAGTGAAAG tcCTGTTGTTCTGCGATGTACATATGTAACACCACAAAGAGAAAAGTCGG TGGTATGTGGAAGTTTATTTCATACACCAAAGCTCATAAAg GGTCAGACACCGAAACGTATTTCTGAAAGTTTAGGAGCTGAGGTGGATCCTGATATGTCTTGGTCAAGTTCTTTGGCCACACCACCAACACTTAGTTCTACTGTGCTCATAG tcCAAGATGAGGAAGCATCTGCAGCTGTGTTTCCTAGTGATACTACTACT attttgaaaacatatttttctaacCATGATGAAAGTCTGAAAAATAGTAAGTTTATCCCTTCTGGGCCAGACAGCgacaacaaaaatcaaacagaagCTGAAAGTCATG GATTGGAGAAAATATTAGAGGATTCATTTGGTAAAGTAAGTAGCTGCAAAGACCATTTTGAAAAGTCACTGCCAAACGTCCTAGAAGATGAAGTACATGAAACAGTTGCAGGTATCTCTGAAGAAGATAGTTTGCCAGTATGTGTttctaaatacaaaacaaaaaagctacAAAAAACGAAAACTGGCAAGACTAGGAAAAATATCTtccatgaaacaaaaacagatgatTGTGAAGGAGctaaaaaggaaatgacagaaaGTAAACATTCATTTGTATGTGAAACAGAACCAAATGACAGTGATCCATTAGATTCAAATGTAATAAATCAAAAGCCCGCTGGGAATGGAACTGACATAATCTCCAGGGAAGTTGTACCATCTTCAGTCTCTGAATGGTCTCAGCTCACGCTTTCGAGTCTAAATGGAACCCAGGTGGAGAAAACGTCTCTACTGCATATTTCTTGTGACCAAACTAATTCAGAAGAAGACTTCATAGGCACAGAGAAAGACTGTACCAACTTCATTACTTTAGAAAATTCTTTGCCACATATTTCAAGCATATCAAAAATAGTGAAGATATTAAATAAGGAAACAGTGATAAACAAGACAGATGAAGGGCGGTGTCTTGAATCTCATGAAGATCCCACTACTATGGGACAGCAAACACTAACTGACTCTTCTCCACTTCAGGGCATCAAAAAATCTACCTTCAGGATAAGAGAATCTCCTGAAAAGATACTTAGAGAAGATTTCTCAAATAATGTGACTGATACAAACTTGAAAGAAGAACCAGAAGACTCTAAAAGTGAATCAGAAATACAAACTATTTACTCACAGAAAGAGGATTTTGTATGTTCAAGTTCAGGGGATAATGAGAGCTGGCCAGCCACTACCAAACACACTTCAGAAGCTTTGAAGAGCACAGGTTTAATAtccactttgaaaaagaaaacaaaaaagtttatttatgttATAAATGATAAAACAACTTACCAAGAACTGAAAATACAGAAAGACCAAGAATCAGAACTAACTAATTCTTCAGCCCAATTTGAAGCAAAGCCTTTGGAGGCACCACATACATTTACAAATGTTGATTCAG GTTCACTGCATTCTTCTGTCCAAAAAAACTGTTCACAGAATGATTCTGAAGAACCATCTTTGTCTTTAACCAGCTCTTTTGGGACAGTtctgagaaaatgttttaataatgaaAGCAGTTCTTCTAATAATCAAAAAATATCTCAGGATCTTTATTGTAAAGAAACaaacattaataaagaaaaatggcaGTCATTTATAACCACAGAAACTGATTATGTGTCATGCTTGCAGGACAAGCATTGTGAAGATAATCCAAAAAGCCAAGGTGTTTCAGATATAAAGGAAAAAGTCTTGCCTGTAGTATGTCGCCCTGAATTGCCACATTCAGAGGAATGTAGTGATACTGTCTTCCAATTCCAGGAGAGTTTTTTACATGACCATGAGAATACCACCATTTTAACTCCTAGCTCCAAGGATCTTCTGTCAAATCCAGTTGTGatttctagaggaaaacaatcatataaaatgtcagagaaaataaaatctaagaaTTGTGAAGCAGGTTTTGAATTAACTAAATATATTTCCATGGAAAAGAATCAAGAAACatgtgttttaaatgaaaattctaaGAAACCTGAGATGTTGTCACCTGAAAAATATATAACAGGAGCATCACCTTCTGTGAAAGTACAGTGCTACCAAAATATGAATCTCACAGTCATCCATAAAGACCAGGAAGAAACTACTTTAATTTCAAAAAGAACTGTCAACCCAAACTCTGAAGAACTTTTCCCagacaatgaaaataattatatctttCAAACAACTAGTGAAAGGAATATTCCTATTTTAGGAAACATTAAGGAAATTCATGAGGCAGACCTCAGTTGTTTAAAAGAACCTGTTCTTAAGAACTCTGTCATAGTAACAAGTACAGATATGGATGGCGGACAAGCAGCCAAAGTGTCCATTACAAAAGATTCCGTCTCATCAAATATAGTCCATGATCTTATAGAGAAGAATAGAAATAGTATAAAGCAACAACCAAAGATGACTTTAGGTCAAGATTCAAAGCCAGATGTGTCCCTAGATACAGATACGAGATCCAACAGAAATAACTTTTGCGGGGACAAATGGGCAGGACTCTCAGATTTGACTTCAAGTCACAGTTTTGGAAATGGCTTCAGAACAGCttctaataaagaaataaaactctctgaACACAACATCAAGAAAAGCAAAACGCTCTTCAAGGATATTGAAGAACATTATCCTGCTAGCTTAGCTTGGGTTGAAAGTGTAAAATCattagaaaatcaaaagaaagaaggCCAACCTCATGATCATGATTCACAGTCAATTGATACAGTGTGTGGGTATGTGCAGAATGGTGCAGTTGTTTCTGATGGTGAAAACAGTCACACGACTCCTCCAGTTTTATCTTTAAAGCAAGACTTCAATTCAAACCATAATTTAACACCCAGCCAGAAGGCAGAAATTACAGAACTTTCTACAATATTGGAAGAATCAGGAAGTCAGTTTGAATTTACACAGTTCAGAAAACCAAGCCACAGATTACAGAGTAATCCATTTGAAATGCCTGAAACCCAGATGCCTGTCTCGAATACCACTTCTGAGGAGCAGAAAGATGTTGATCTTCATCTCACAGCCAGTGTCCCATCTCTCAGTCATGTAGATAACAGCAAGAAATGTGGTTTAGTTGGACATGAGCAAAAGTTGATCTGCTTGTCAACAACCAAGTGTAACAAAAGTGTTTCTGGTTCTTTAACAGATAAAAGTGAAGAAGAGTTTAAGGGCTTTTATTCAGCTCGTGGCACAAAATTGAATTTTTCTAATGAAGCATTGCAGAAAGCCATGAAGCTGTTCAGTGACATTGAGAAAGTTAGTGAGGAAACTCCTGCAGAAGTAGATCCAGGAAGTTTCTCTTCAGATCAGTGTAATGATTCTGATGTTTCTATGTTTAAGGTAGAAAATTATAGCAATGATAAAAATTTAAgtgaggaaaataataaatgccAACTGATACTACAAAGTAACTTTGAAATGACCACCAGCATTTTTGTCAAAGAAAATACTGAAGATTTCAAGAGAAATACTGAAAACAAAGATAACAAATGTACTGATTTTGTTTGTAATTTAGGAGAATCTGATGGCTGTGCTTCAAGTAAAAATGATACAGTTTATGTTCATAAAGACGAAAGTGGCTTACCATATACTGATCAGTACAACATACATCTGAAATTATCTCATCACTTTATGAAGGAGGAAAACATTCCAATTAAAGAAGGTTTGTCAGATTTAACTTGTTTGGAAGTTATGAAAGCTGAAGAAACATTTAATAAGTCAGATAAAAAGGAGCCAATTGCTAATAAGATGaggcaaaatataaaagattttgGTGTTTTTGATTTGTCCTTTTGGACTGCAAGTAGGAAAAACATAAGGGTTTCTAAGGAGTCTTTAAATAAAGTTGTAAATTTCTTTGATGAAAAATgtacagaaaaagaatttaatcATTTTTCAGATTCCTCAAATTCTGAATTACTTTCTGGCATACATATCAACAAAAAAGACATTTCAAGTCATGAGGAAACCAGTATGTTCAAAaacaaaatgttgaaagaaagCAGCCCAGCTGGTATTGAAAATCAAATACTGACACTccagcaaagagaaaaatgtgaaCTCAAAAAGATCAGAGAACCAACCATGTTGGGTTTCCATACAGCTagtgggaaaaaagtaaaaattgccAAAGAATCTTTGGACAAAGTGAAAAATCTTTTTGACGAAACAAAGCAAGACAATAGTGAAGTGACTGGTTTTATCCATCAAGAGGCAAAGATGCTAAAGAACAAAGAGGTTTGTAAAGAAGGGCTTGACTTAGCATGTGAGATAGTTAAAGTAACTGCCCCACAGCATGAAGAGATGCAGAATTCTCTAGAGGAGAAAAAGCTTGTTTCTGAGGAGACTGCCATGCCACCCAGGTTCTTAAGTGATCATTTACACAGACAAACTGAAAATCTCCACACATCACATAGTATCTCTCTGAAAGTTAAAGTACATGAAAATATGGAAGAAGAAACTGCAAAAAGTCCTTTATCTTGTTACACAAACCATTCCACTTTTTCAGCCATTGATAACTCAGCTTTAGCGTTTTACACAGGACATGGTAGAAAAATTTCTGTGAGTCAGGCTTCACTACTTGAAGCCCAGAAATGGCTTAGAGAAGGAGAATTGAATGATCAACCAGAAAAAACAAATTCCTCCGAAATTATATGTTTAAAGGAATATACTGGGGATTATGTACAAAATCCTTCTTGTGGAAACAGTTCAAACAGTATCATAACTGAAAATGACAAAAGCCTCTCTCAAAAGCAAGATTCAACTTCCTTAAACAACAACATGCCTAACAGCTATTCATATCATTCTGATTTTTGTCATTCCAGTGAGGGATTTAATAAATCAGAGTatctctcaaaaaataaaattgataattcTGGCATTGAGCCAGTAGTAAAGAATGTCAAAGATAGGAAAAACACTAGTTTTTCTGAAGTAATACCTACCATAAGAGAAACAAACATAAACCCACAAGCTTTAGACAAAGATAGTTGTGTTCTGAAACTTATGACTAAGTTTTCAccatgcaaaaataaaaagacagctgTTGAAGTGGCCTTATCTAATTCAAATAATTTTGAGACTGAACCACCTGCATACAGCACAGCAAGTGATCAAATAGCCTTTGTTTCAGGTGAAACAACAGTCAGAGAGAGGTTTACAGACAACTGCAGGAACATATATATTAAGCAAAACACTGAGACTAAATCAGGCACTGACCAAACAAAAACTGTGACAGAGTCTCATAAGGCATTGGGTGACTCAGAGGATGTTATTTTCCCTAACTCTCCAGATAATGAAGAACATAATATGCATTCACAGGATGTTTCTCATGACATTCAAGGTGAACCAATTTTACAGCATGACCAAAGTACTTCTGGATTGGAGAAAGTTTCTGAGATACCACTTCGTCATGTTGATTTGAAAACTTCTGATAGATGTAAATTTAACATGGGAAACCATCCCAGGTCTGTCTCTTCTATGAATGCTTGTGGGATTTTTAACACAGCAAGTGGAAAATCTGTCCAAGTGTCAGATTCTGCATTACGAAAAGCAAGACAGGTATTTTCTAAGTCAGAAGACAGTGCCAAGCAACTCTTTTCCACAGTGTCGTTTGAAAGTAATGAGCATTCAGACATATTCAGAAGAAAAGACAATATTATGGCACATAACCCCCCAAATTTACTATCATCTGCTTTCTCTGGATTTAGTACAGCAAGTGGAAAACACGTTCCAGTTTCTGAGAGTGCCTTACGCAAAGTTAAGGGAATGTTTGAAGAATTCAATTTAATCGAAACTGAATATAGTCTCCAGCATTCACCTACCTCTACGCAAGATATATCAAAGATACTTCCTGTCTCTTGTACTGATAAAAGAACTCCAGAACACTCTCTAAGCTCCAAAATGGAAAAAGCCtacaataaagaatttaaattatCAAACAACTATAACACTGAAAGTGGTTCTTCAGAAAATAATCACTCTATTAAAGTTTCGTCGTATCTCTCTGAATTTAAGCAAGACCAACAACAGTCAGTATTAGGAACCAGAGTATCACACATTGACAACATTCATCTTACGGGGAAAAAACAAACTTtgcctaaaaatataaaaaaggaaattgggAAAACTGAAACTTTTCCTGATCTTGtgaaaacaaatacagaaatttGTTCTACTGACTCCAAAGACCCAGAGAACTATTTTGAAACAGAAGCAGTGGAGATTGCCAAAGCTTTTATGGAAGATGGTGAGCTGACAGATTCTGAATTTCCAAGTCATGCGAAACACTCTCCTTTAACATGCCacaaaaatgaggaaacagtttTGTCAAATtcaagaatagaaaaaagaaaaggagatgcACTTATCACAGTTG GAGAACCCCCAATCAAACGAAACTTGTTAAATGAATTTGACAGGATAATAGAAAATCAAGGAAAATCCTTAAAGGCTTCAAAAAGCACTCCAGATG gcaCAATGAAAGATAGAAGGTTGTTTATGCATCACTTTTCTTTAGAGCCAGTTACCTGTGGACCCTCTTG CGTAACTACGGAACGGCAAGAAATACAGAACCCAAATTTCACTGCACCTGGTCAAGAATTTTTGTCTAAGTCTCAGTTTTATGAATACCTGACTTTGGGAAAGTCTTCAAGCAATTTATCAATTTCAGGGCAGCCACTTTGCAAGGTTCCTGAcccaagaaatgagaaaaggagaCACTCAATAACCGTAGGCAAACCCATGAAAGTCTTTGTCCCACCTTTTAAAACTAAATCACACATTCACAGAGATGAGCAGTTTGTTGGCAAGAATACtaatttggaaaacaaacaaaaacaaaaaaacgtaGATGAGCATGGCTCTGGCGACAGTGAAAACAATGTTAACAACTGTGAAACTCATCAGACAACAACTATACATTTCACCAAGGGTGAAGAAGAACCTTTAG GTTCAATTACAAATCTTCAGAATGCCAGAGATATACAGGATATGCGAAttagaaagaaacaaaggcaACGTATTTTTCCACAGCCAGGCAGTCTGTACCTTGCAAAAACATCCACTATGCCTAGAATCTCTCTCAGAGAGGCAGTAGAAGGCCGAATTCCCTCTGTGTGTTCTCACAAACGG CTATATATGTATGGTGTTTCTAAACACTGTGTAAAAATTAACAGCAAAAATGCAGAGGCTTTTCAGTTTCACACTCAGGATTATTTTGGTAAGGAAGGTTTATGGACTGGAAAGGGAATACAATTGGCTGATGGTGGATGGCTCATACCCTCCAATGATGGAAAGGCTGGAAAAGAAGAATTTTACAG AGCTCTGTGTGACACCCCAGGTGTGGATCCAAGGCTTATTTCTAGAGTTTGGGTCTATAATCATTATAGATGGATTATATGGAAACTAGCAGCTATGGAATTTGCCTTTCCTAAGGAATTTGCTAATAGATGCCTGAACCCAGAAAGGGTACTTCTTCAACTAAAATACAG atATGATGTAGAAATCGATAGAAGCAAAagatcagcaataaaaaagataatggaAAGGGATGACACAGCTGCAAAAACACTTGTTCTCTGtgtttctgaaataatttcattAAGCACAGATATATCTGAACCTTCTAGCAATAAGACTAGCAGTGTGGATGCCACAAAGGTAGCCATTATCCAACTTACAGATGGATGGTATGCTATTAAGGCCCAGGTGGACCCTCCCCTCTCAGCTCTCCTAAAGAATGGTAGACTGACTGTGGGTCAGAAGATCGTAATTCATGGAGCAGAGCTAGTGGGCTCTCCTGATGCCTGTACACCTCTTGAAGCCCCAGAATCTCTTATGTTAAAG ATTTCCGCTAACAGCACTCGACCTGCTTGCTGGTATGCCAAACTTGGATTCTCCCCCGATCCCAGACCACTTCCTCTTCCCTTGTCATCACTCTTCAGCGATGGAGGAAATGTTGGTTGTGTTGATATAATTATTCAGAGAGCATACCCTATACAG TGGATGGAGAAGACATCAACTGGATTATACATATTTCGcaatgaaagagaagaggaaaaggaagcaaCAAAATATGCAGAAGTTCAGCAAAAGAAACTGGAAGCACTGTTCACTAAAATTCAAGCAGAATTTGAAGACCATGAAG AAAATGTGACAGAACAATGTATACCGTCACGTGCACTAACAAGACAGCAAGTCCGTGCTCTGCAAGATGGTGCAGAACTTTATGAAGCTGTGAAGAATGCGCCAGACCCAAGTTACTTCGAG